A part of Arthrobacter dokdonellae genomic DNA contains:
- a CDS encoding 8-oxoguanine DNA glycosylase OGG fold protein produces the protein MEKRSRGSWIATVRGGKLAGAGLTSVTRKDLFDLGDQIPTVENAVQLFYYSLAWGLGTRAPRLHQRLDGLVAHQEKAGQLLVAAWTLVQDGAPIREAYGTLITNRGAGRIPWFGPAFSTKFLYFAQGGAANPRYVILDQVVSKNLRQDAWPQSPTAGWWPETYERYCGLLERWADHAGERLDGARPVRADEIEITLFRRLRSST, from the coding sequence GTGGAAAAGCGCTCTCGCGGCTCGTGGATTGCCACCGTTCGGGGGGGGAAACTCGCAGGCGCTGGACTTACATCGGTGACACGCAAGGATTTATTCGATCTTGGAGATCAGATCCCGACAGTCGAGAACGCCGTGCAGTTGTTCTACTACTCCCTGGCTTGGGGCTTGGGTACTCGCGCTCCGCGGCTCCACCAGCGGCTGGATGGACTAGTCGCTCACCAGGAGAAAGCGGGGCAGCTTCTCGTGGCAGCCTGGACATTGGTTCAGGACGGAGCACCCATTCGGGAGGCCTATGGAACGTTGATCACCAATCGAGGCGCTGGACGAATCCCGTGGTTCGGGCCAGCGTTCTCCACCAAATTCCTTTACTTCGCCCAAGGCGGCGCGGCCAACCCCCGCTACGTCATCTTGGATCAAGTTGTCTCAAAAAATTTGCGTCAGGACGCCTGGCCACAATCGCCAACTGCAGGCTGGTGGCCAGAGACATACGAACGGTACTGCGGACTGCTTGAGCGTTGGGCTGACCATGCAGGCGAACGGCTCGACGGGGCAAGGCCCGTCAGAGCCGACGAGATAGAAATAACCCTCTTCAGACGACTCCGGTCGAGCACATAG